The window GAGCAGGTGGTCACGATCAACGGCCCAAAAGGGCCGCGTAGATGTAGGTCTGCTCAGTGAAGTTGTGGTGAGAGGTATCATTGTATACGGGGTGTACCTATTTTTGGAGAATGACAACACATATTTCTCCGCGAAAGTGTTAAAATCGTACCATCCCGCTAGCAGGGGCAGGAAATagtgaaaagaaaaagtaaGAACGAAGGAAATTGACGTAAAAACCACAATCAAGTGCAGATTTTACCAACATAGCATGCCGATATGTAGTTGTATCAGAAGTCAGGCAAAAGATGCAACGCTCCCCGGTCAAGAATCCGGCGCCGGCTCCCATGTCTTGTTCCCGAGGACACTGTAACAGCCAACAGCCCCATTCGAGTCATAGagtgtggtgtctggaatcTTTTGTTAGTAAAGTCAACTGGCGTCACTTGTGACAGAAGACGCTTACTCAAGTCGAGCGTCGAGTTAGTGTGCCCGCCGTTCATATCCCAACACAAACAACTCAAATGCAGCGTTTTGTCATGAATAAAGGTACAGTTCTCGCATGATCCGGAGTAGTTCCCACTGTCCTCGAGTTAGGGAGACTGCTTTCTTGGACGGGATCAAGAGACGTTTCACTCACTTCTCATATACTACAAGCTGTCCAGCATTGTTTCCCGCGCAATGATCCAAGTCCAGCCTGACGTGACGTGTTATCAGTATGCCTCTCTTTTGGAGCCACCAGAGAGAGGGACGAGCACTCACATGCTGTAATTGAATCCGTAAATATCAACATCGTCGTTGAGACAATAGACACCAATCCAGTGATGTTTGTCGGTCAGGTTGGCGCCTGCATAGGCGCAGTCATGGGTGAAGCCACCTTCGCCCGAGGTCAACAAGGGGAACACAAggcccagaagaagaacggTGGCGGTCAAAACGCGATACGTGGAGAAGGTGCCCATGTTGTCAGATTCTAAGGCTGCTCCGGTGCTTTTGAACCTCCGACGACCCGATGGTATAAGTCGAGGTGGGTTGGCAGAGCTCTGCGGGAACTTGGGGGCCACTCGCTCTGGTGACGGTAAGTGTAAACAATGAGGAGGTAGATGAGAGCAAAAGGGCAGATACTAGTACGAGAAATATCTTGAAATAGCCACAGTGTCGAAACTAAAATGCCTGGCCGGCCCCGACGAAACCACCTACTCGGATAAATCAAGGAAGGTGGAGACTTACAAAGTGGTGGGCAGCATGGTTCATGATCGAAAATGGAAAGAGCAACTCCCCCAGGGGCAGGCACTCTACACAAGCTCAATATCCACCCACGTCACGACCCAGGGAGCTGAGATTAGCTGGGCCAGCTCGGTGTTACGGAAAAGCCCACAAACTTGCTAGATCAAACACAGGACCGGAAGCCATGGACCTTCTTTGACCTCATGCTTCCAGGTTCCTACTGCAGTCGTCAACAAACCATCTCTCTTCCTTCATCCCGCTCCTTCCCAGATCATCGTTACGGACGAATACTCCCGCCCGGACCTCTTGATAACCGACGACTACCTGCAAGAGCTCTGAAGCAAGCCAAGTGCTTTCCTGATTTGGCCGACCAGGGGTCCTGCCATCGACGGTCTTTGTCCCCAATGTCTCTCAAAGGTGTCTGTGGGATATTGATAGGTAGGCAAAGCTGACCAAGAGGCTGAGAACCTCACTTCCACTGCAGCATTCAAGGTCTTCCATGAGACATTCTTGACATCTGCAACACCGCTGGAGCAGCACAGCAGAAAGCCGAGCCCGTTTGCTGCACGTTGTACCGACTTCTTGCACTACACATGACCTGCATGGATATCGGCGTGATGTCCATATTTGTGAAATCGGTTGTTTTCATACTTCATCATTTACGAGTATGAAATATTTATCTAGAATAGGAAGAGTACGGCTCGAGGATCAACATGGTACATTACATGAGGGCTTGATGTGCTACATCAAAATGTATAAGCTACGTATCTTGTTCATGAAGGTGCCTGCTGCATAGCTCCTGCTGAAGATTCCGAGTTCAGtatcaccaaactcccagTATCATCATACCCAACCCGGCCCTCGTCCACTGCTCTTCGCAACTCCTCACGAAGAGGCTCTCGATCACCCGTTACCGggtcccattcccatccttcCCGCATCCTGCAACCAAGCTCAAGTCAGCAAAACTGTTCAGGTCGGGCCTCGCTAGGGAATTGCCCTCTTTCCTACCCGTGTGTGACACAGAACCCCCAGGTCACAAACAACACAGGAAAACAAGAGAAGGAATAAAGTATAACATACCACATCCATCTCAAACAAGCTCTCAGCTCCTTATCCTTGGGTAGCACCCTCATCCACTCCGGCTGGAACCCTTCCCCTcgtccccccttcccagtcCAATTCTCCGCCCGACCGAGTAGCTCATCCCTACAAAATATCCTCCACGAGTCCAACGTATACGCACCCTGCGTCAAATGCCCAAGTTCCCAAGCCTGCCCTATCGCCCGTTCCCTTCTATCCTTTACCATATCCATCACATCaagcccccctccaccatccccattAAAATTACCATTGTCAAAATCCTCGGCACCAAAAACCTCCCCAGCTGT is drawn from Podospora pseudocomata strain CBS 415.72m chromosome 1 map unlocalized CBS415.72m_1, whole genome shotgun sequence and contains these coding sequences:
- a CDS encoding uncharacterized protein (COG:S; EggNog:ENOG503PI6S), whose translation is MGTFSTYRVLTATVLLLGLVFPLLTSGEGGFTHDCAYAGANLTDKHHWIGVYCLNDDVDIYGFNYSMLDLDHCAGNNAGQLVVYENGNYSGSCENCTFIHDKTLHLSCLCWDMNGGHTNSTLDLNTTLYDSNGAVGCYSVLGNKTWEPAPDS